DNA from Eubalaena glacialis isolate mEubGla1 chromosome 2, mEubGla1.1.hap2.+ XY, whole genome shotgun sequence:
taaaaattaagtatatacataaataaacaagtaatgcaCAAACACACTGGCCTAGACAGCCTATAGTATAGTGAACATATCATTATTAGCAgcagcttttggaaacaaaacctattgttcctttagttttatcattatgagattaacattttaaaaggcaaagaagcataaagacagagaaattttctcccaccgctgtaaatactattcttctctcattgcctttcatgtgacagtaacatgttctccaatgatcacagtgatttgtgtacttgaatagtacttttacttaattgcctgattctgctcatgatacttcttttaaaaattacactagttttctgatatggggagaattttcacattctctaaatttcacttttttaggtgtattgagtatcagaaagttatagtcttcctatcttaatacagacatagactttggaacatgacgagacaggtttaaatactagctctgccattcaatagctgtgtaactctgctcagattatattgcatttctgagtttcaatttcctcattttaaaaatggcaattataatgcctacattgtaggtgtgttataaagattaaaaataatttgtgtaacacagtaggtgctcaataaatgattacttttgctattaatttaggttagctaggaaagggaaaaaatgcatcttatatccaaattttctaaaacatgatgtctcaaattgatagagatcatgcttttttttgacataaaatacaatggGGGGCGGTCACGTGGACGTGAGCCCTCTCTCCGGCATATTTAAAAGGTGGCGTGGACCCAGTGACTTAACCTGGCCTACACTTCATCACTCAAATGTCCCGTGGCCGTGAGTTCTTAGGTCAAGGGCAAAAGCTGCCTGGCAGCAGGCTTGATGCAGCACCAAGTGGCCATCGTCACCGGCGGGGGTACGGGCATCGGAAAGGCCATCGCGACCGAGCTCCTGCATCTAGCACCATCTGAAAGTGGCGCCATTACATTCACTGACATTCGTCATCAGCTAGAACTCAGTTAAATGGTCATACCTACCTATAAGGGATACTGGGAAATAGAATCTTTAGGCATAGTGGAGCTGCCAGAGAAGGTGTTTACAACCTCACCAAATCCTTAGCTGTGGAACAGGCCAGCAGTGGAATAAGGATCGATTGTGTTGCCCCTTGATAACAATCCATATTCTTCCTTCAGAGCCACGCTGGTGAGGGAAGATGAAAAGAATCTGTGGAGCGTGCCTCGCGATGTGTCCCACACAGAGGCAGACGATGACAGGATCCTCTACAATTTGATCGTTGTTCGTAATCAACAGGCCAAAGATTCAGAAGAGTGGCAAAAACTCAACTATGATATCTACACCCTGCGACAGATTCGAAGGGAAGTGAGAAATAGATGGAAACGCATTTTAGAAGATTTAGGTTTTCAAAAGGAAGCAGACTCTTTGTTGTCAGTGACAAAACTCAGCACCATCAGTGATTCTAAAAACA
Protein-coding regions in this window:
- the LOC133084633 gene encoding melanoregulin-like, coding for MQHQVAIVTGGGTGIGKAIATELLHLAPSERSIVLPLDNNPYSSFRATLVREDEKNLWSVPRDVSHTEADDDRILYNLIVVRNQQAKDSEEWQKLNYDIYTLRQIRREVRNRWKRILEDLGFQKEADSLLSVTKLSTISDSKNTRRAREILLRLAEETNIFPTSWELSERYLFVVDRLITLDAAEEFFKIASQTYPKKPGVPCQADGQKELHYLPFLSP